Proteins found in one Miscanthus floridulus cultivar M001 chromosome 4, ASM1932011v1, whole genome shotgun sequence genomic segment:
- the LOC136548864 gene encoding uncharacterized protein — protein sequence MEVGGGVAAVVESGSARPPSEGAGVGGIEQGRGCGRRWRSVGAGTGGVGQGREDPAGEVCLRWSSAAGKGRSPPAEKSVPPELARTVAAGPDLAGHSDTRVGARSSPRTTTARRDRGAGVPADGGARPSGTADGGAWPGGLANGVTGDLGARRLGGEGGGICSAGREALPSAGLREEEGKRRRGSREEEGKRTPCCARRLEKGVYGSRTLSLCAT from the coding sequence ATGGAGGTCGGTGGAGGCGTGGCTGCCGTCGTGGAGTCCGGATCCGCCCGGCCGCCATCGGAGGGAGCAGGGGTAGGCGGCATCGAGCAGGGGAGGGGCTGCGGTCGCCGATGGAGGTCGGTGGGAGCAGGGACAGGCGGCGTCGGGCAGGGGAGGGAGGATCCCGCCGGCGAGGTCTGCCTGCGGTGGAGCAGCGCCGCCGGCAAGGGCCGCTCGCCGCCCGCGGAGAAGAGCGTGCCACCGGAGCTCGCCCGCACGGTGGCGGCGGGTCCAGATCTCGCCGGGCACAGCGACACTAGGGTTGGAGCTCGGAGCAGCCcgcggacgacgacggcgaggcgggaCCGCGGCGCCGGCGTGCCCGCAGACGGGGGCGCTCGGCCAAGCGGCACCGCGGATGGGGGCGCTTGGCCAGGCGGGCTTGCGAACGGAGTTACCGGCGACCTCGGCGCTCGGCGGCTCGGCGGGGAAGGAGGCGGGATCTGCTCAGCGGGGAGGGAGGCGCTCCCATCGGCGGGCCTGCGAGAGGAGGAAGGGAAGAGGCGGCGGGGCTCGCGAGAGGAGGAAGGGAAGAGGACGCCCTGTTGCGCCCGACGGTTGGAGAAGGGAGTTTATGGGTCACGGACCCTTTCACTGTGCGCAACCTAA